Proteins from a single region of Oncorhynchus tshawytscha isolate Ot180627B linkage group LG03, Otsh_v2.0, whole genome shotgun sequence:
- the LOC112229923 gene encoding retinoic acid receptor beta isoform X2, with protein sequence MFDYMDFLAVGPGETLDFYTASPCMLQEPSQTACFTGLTETDWQVHRVAQSVETQSSSSEDLFASPLSPLPPPRTYKPCFVCQDKSSGYHYGVSACEGCKGFFRRSVQKNMVYTCHRDSNCIINKITRNRCQYCRLQRCFAAGMSRESVRNDRSKRKEKKETPKMTIIETYELTAELGCIVEKICRAHRETFPSLCQLGKYTTNSSSDTRIQLDLGLWDKFSELATKCIIRVVEFAKRVPGFTGLTITDQITLLKAACLDILILRICTRYTPDQDTMTFSDGLTLTRTQIHNAGFGPLTDQVFTFAGQLLPLEMDDTESGLLSAICLVSGDRQDLEEPSKVEVLQEPLLEALKIYSRKRRPSMPLMFPKVLMKITDLRSISAKGAERVVTLKMEIPGSMPPLIQEMLEEMENLEKQKHSEEEQRADKNITPTHTHSPCPHST encoded by the exons ATGTTTGACTATATGGATTTTCTCGCAGTTGGTCCAGGAGAAACGCTGGACTTCTATACTGCAAGTCCTTGTATGCTCCAGGAACCATCTCAAACCGCATGCTTCACTGGACTAACAGAAACGGATTGGCAAGTTCATCGGGTCGCGCAAT CTGTGGAAACCCAGAGCTCCAGCTCAGAGGACCTGTTCGCcagtcctctctcacctctgcccCCTCCTCGCACCTACAAACCCTGCTTCGTGTGCCAAGACAAGTCCTCAGGCTATCACTATGGCGTCAGTGCTTGTGAGGGCTGTAAG GGTTTCTTCCGTAGAAGTGTCCAGAAGAACATGGTTTACACGTGCCACCGGGACAGTAACTGCATCATCAATAAGATCACCAGGAACCGCTGTCAGTACTGCCGGCTACAGAGGTGCTTCGCCGCGGGCATGTCCAGGGAGT CTGTCAGGAATGACCGGAgcaagaggaaggagaagaaggagactCCCAAGATGACCATCATCGAGACATATGAGCTGACAGCAGAACTGGGCTGTATAGTGGAGAAAATCTGTAGGGCTCATAGAGAGACCTTCCCTTCCCTCTGCCAGTTGGGCAAATACACTACA AACTCAAGCTCAGACACTAGGATCCAGTTGGACCTGGGGCTGTGGGATAAGTTCAGTGAGCTGGCCACCAAATGTATCATCAGGGTtgtggagtttgccaaacgggTTCCTGGTTTCACCGGCCTGACTATAACTGACCAGATCACCCTCCTCAAAGCGGCCTGTCTGGACATTCTG ATTCTGCGGATCTGTACAAGGTACACTCCTGACCAGGACACTATGACCTTCTCAGACGGGCTGACCTTGACCCGTACACAGATCCACAACGCTGGCTTTGGCCCGCTCACAGACCAGGTGTTCACCTTCGCCGGCCAGCTGCTGCCCTTGGAGATGGATGACACAGAAAGTGGCCTCCTCAGTGCCATCTGCCTGGTGTCTGGAG ATCGCCAGGACCTGGAGGAGCCGTCTAAGGTGGAGGTCCTGCAAGAGCCCTTACTGGAGGCCTTGAAGATCTACTCCCGTAAACGCCGGCCCAGCATGCCCCTCATGTTCCCCAAGGTCCTCATGAAGATAACCGACCTGCGCAGCATCAGCGCCAAAG GAGCTGAGCGAGTGGTGACGTTGAAGATGGAGATCCCAGGTTCCATGCCTCCTCTTATCCAGGAGATGCTGGAGGAGATGGAGAACCTGGAGAAGCAGAAGCATtctgaggaggagcagagagcagacaagaacatcacacccacacacacacactctccatgtCCACACAGTACATAG
- the LOC112229923 gene encoding retinoic acid receptor beta isoform X1, which yields MFDYMDFLAVGPGETLDFYTASPCMLQEPSQTACFTGLTETDWQVHRVAQSVETQSSSSEDLFASPLSPLPPPRTYKPCFVCQDKSSGYHYGVSACEGCKGFFRRSVQKNMVYTCHRDSNCIINKITRNRCQYCRLQRCFAAGMSRECVAHKGNHTRAVRNDRSKRKEKKETPKMTIIETYELTAELGCIVEKICRAHRETFPSLCQLGKYTTNSSSDTRIQLDLGLWDKFSELATKCIIRVVEFAKRVPGFTGLTITDQITLLKAACLDILILRICTRYTPDQDTMTFSDGLTLTRTQIHNAGFGPLTDQVFTFAGQLLPLEMDDTESGLLSAICLVSGDRQDLEEPSKVEVLQEPLLEALKIYSRKRRPSMPLMFPKVLMKITDLRSISAKGAERVVTLKMEIPGSMPPLIQEMLEEMENLEKQKHSEEEQRADKNITPTHTHSPCPHST from the exons ATGTTTGACTATATGGATTTTCTCGCAGTTGGTCCAGGAGAAACGCTGGACTTCTATACTGCAAGTCCTTGTATGCTCCAGGAACCATCTCAAACCGCATGCTTCACTGGACTAACAGAAACGGATTGGCAAGTTCATCGGGTCGCGCAAT CTGTGGAAACCCAGAGCTCCAGCTCAGAGGACCTGTTCGCcagtcctctctcacctctgcccCCTCCTCGCACCTACAAACCCTGCTTCGTGTGCCAAGACAAGTCCTCAGGCTATCACTATGGCGTCAGTGCTTGTGAGGGCTGTAAG GGTTTCTTCCGTAGAAGTGTCCAGAAGAACATGGTTTACACGTGCCACCGGGACAGTAACTGCATCATCAATAAGATCACCAGGAACCGCTGTCAGTACTGCCGGCTACAGAGGTGCTTCGCCGCGGGCATGTCCAGGGAGT GTGTTGCCCACAAGGGAAATCACACCAGAG CTGTCAGGAATGACCGGAgcaagaggaaggagaagaaggagactCCCAAGATGACCATCATCGAGACATATGAGCTGACAGCAGAACTGGGCTGTATAGTGGAGAAAATCTGTAGGGCTCATAGAGAGACCTTCCCTTCCCTCTGCCAGTTGGGCAAATACACTACA AACTCAAGCTCAGACACTAGGATCCAGTTGGACCTGGGGCTGTGGGATAAGTTCAGTGAGCTGGCCACCAAATGTATCATCAGGGTtgtggagtttgccaaacgggTTCCTGGTTTCACCGGCCTGACTATAACTGACCAGATCACCCTCCTCAAAGCGGCCTGTCTGGACATTCTG ATTCTGCGGATCTGTACAAGGTACACTCCTGACCAGGACACTATGACCTTCTCAGACGGGCTGACCTTGACCCGTACACAGATCCACAACGCTGGCTTTGGCCCGCTCACAGACCAGGTGTTCACCTTCGCCGGCCAGCTGCTGCCCTTGGAGATGGATGACACAGAAAGTGGCCTCCTCAGTGCCATCTGCCTGGTGTCTGGAG ATCGCCAGGACCTGGAGGAGCCGTCTAAGGTGGAGGTCCTGCAAGAGCCCTTACTGGAGGCCTTGAAGATCTACTCCCGTAAACGCCGGCCCAGCATGCCCCTCATGTTCCCCAAGGTCCTCATGAAGATAACCGACCTGCGCAGCATCAGCGCCAAAG GAGCTGAGCGAGTGGTGACGTTGAAGATGGAGATCCCAGGTTCCATGCCTCCTCTTATCCAGGAGATGCTGGAGGAGATGGAGAACCTGGAGAAGCAGAAGCATtctgaggaggagcagagagcagacaagaacatcacacccacacacacacactctccatgtCCACACAGTACATAG